In Juglans microcarpa x Juglans regia isolate MS1-56 chromosome 4S, Jm3101_v1.0, whole genome shotgun sequence, a single window of DNA contains:
- the LOC121263711 gene encoding uncharacterized protein LOC121263711, which yields MGGVAVLNPQDCLEQPFSRKTLISPTHMKKSRNPNPNRANRIQPDRRKRSPTPPSTAILGPAPRRSVTQQALSSKSLVMGQVKILKRGEKLNDTASDKENLGVPDLGSTEWLGPDPGSVPSRIKLSTALNGVSGFYAGSSVFVASPPPSSLPLPVFFMKKCVPGKNEDVASDLRRILRLDLA from the coding sequence ATGGGTGGTGTGGCTGTTCTAAACCCTCAAGATTGTCTAGAACAGCCTTTCTCTCGGAAGACCCTAATCTCTCCGACTCACATGAAGAAgtcccgaaaccctaaccctaaccggGCTAACCGCATACAACCCGACCGTAGGAAAAGGAGCCCTACGCCGCCTAGCACCGCCATCCTGGGTCCTGCTCCGAGACGATCCGTGACCCAGCAAGCGCTCTCCTCCAAGAGCCTCGTCATGGGTCAGGTCAAGATCCTTAAACGCGGTGAAAAGCTGAACGACACGGCGTCTGATAAGGAGAACCTTGGAGTGCCGGATCTGGGATCGACGGAGTGGCTGGGTCCGGATCCGGGCTCGGTGCCGTCTCGGATCAAACTGTCGACGGCGTTGAACGGAGTCTCTGGGTTCTACGCCGGGTCCTCGGTGTTTGTTGCGTCACCGCCCCCTAGTTCGCTTCCCTTGCCGGTTTTTTTCATGAAGAAGTGTGTTCCTGGAAAGAACGAAGATGTTGCGAGCGACTTGCGAAGGATTCTACGGCTCGATTTAGCATAA
- the LOC121263712 gene encoding aberrant root formation protein 4 isoform X3 — MSVASADNHRPSAALHVREILNSCSKLIIAGDPHQSENSISELVNFLEAISDAALLDPDNEDAKYNAFEVLSEVYAYLCSPSLDQEVIDSLSFELPKAVSKFASVSNGCLEIAESVINQLITMCSPRDMLSILCEALAKIVRTSAYFTPLLSGLSKVILSIRRHHYEQVKVAVPVIVNVLKVVTSETDDGDTEIEGLFDRVVGIASSIHTVCSKLEGRSNEKLCALLGLFVLEIMALVSISLNHNKVSCQHLVSLLSRLFPYCGLSYLGLITGNDVDKMTSIVIGGAEDEDDYMSCLSDVKLGASLSVIWGHISDEVAQAAEEDLATVKDELRSSQLRRWQTVGMLKHIYSFVSLPSDLKKHAIDFLLCITDGNVSQNVDDEYIDLALYMPSLFTALQAIKMVIIYAPNTVLRKLAFDAFKRIAILLDLVKGEMHAESCKRISTINDEVQQTENKECWRPLLWNASVLELVELVLRPPKGGPPPLPEQGDAVLSALNLYRFVLITESTGKTNYSEVLSQNNLHKAYHEWFLPLRTLVTGLMTENRNDSDQLAVDTVCQLNPIEMVLYRCIELVEENLKPST, encoded by the exons ATGTCAGTGGCGAGTGCAGACAATCACCGCCCCTCCGCTGCTCTTCATGTTCGAGAAATCCTGAATTCATGCTCCAAA TTGATCATAGCTGGAGATCCACACCAGTCTGAAAACTCGATCTCGGAGCTTGTTAACTTCCTCGAGGCAATCTCAGATGCCGCTTTATTAGATCCTGACAACGAGGATGCAAAATACAATGCATTCGAAGTTCTTTCCGAAGTTTATGCATATCTGTGTTCTCCTTCACTGGACcag GAAGTTATCGATTCGTTGTCATTTGAGTTGCCAAAGGCAGTGTCCAAGTTTGCGAGTGTGTCGAATGGATGTTTGGAGATTGCTGAGAGTGTTATCAATCAATTAATAACAATGTGTAGCCCGCGGGATATGCTTTCAATTCTTTGCGAG GCATTAGCTAAGATCGTCAGGACTTCTGCTTATTTTACCCCTCTCCTAAGTGGTCTTTCAAAAG TAATTCTTTCCATTCGGAGGCATCACTATGAGCAAGTAAAAGTAGCAGTGCCTGTTATTGTTAATGTTTTAAAGGTTGTGACCTCAGAGACTGATGATGGGGATACAGAAATTGAGGGTTTGTTTGACAGAGTTGTAGGCATTGCCAGTTCTATACATACAGTTTGCTCAAAGTTG GAGGGCAGATCAAATGAAAAACTTTGTGCTCTACTTGGTCTATTTGTCTTGGAAATCATG GCTCTTGTTTCCATCAGCTTGAATCACAACAAAGTAAGCTGTCAGCACTTGGTGTCACTGTTGTCACGCCTCTTTCCCTACTGTGGTCTATCATACCTTGGTTTAATAACTGGGAATGATGTTGATAAAATGACTAGCATTGTTATAGGAG gTGCGGAAGATGAAGATGATTATATGAGTTGTTTATCTGATGTCAAACTCGGCGCATCTCTTTCAG TTATTTGGGGCCATATCTCAGATGAAGTTGCTCAGGCTGCTGAGGAGGACTTGGCTACTGTCAAGGATGAACTTCGAAGTAGCCAGTTAAGAAGGTGGCAAACAGTTGGCATGTTAAAGCACATATACTCTTTTGTCAGTCTGCCATCGGATCTAAAGAAACATGCCATCGACTTCTTGCTTTGCATCACTGATGGAAATGTATCCCAGAACgttgatgatgaatatattgaCTTGGCATTGTATATGCCTAGTCTTTTTACTGCTTTGCAG GCTATTAAAATGGTAATCATATATGCACCAAATACAGTGTTAAGGAAGCTTGCCTTTGATGCATTTAAGAGG ATTGCAATTCTTTTGGATCTTGTTAAAGGGGAAATGCATGCAGAGAGTTGCAAAAGAATATCaacaataaatgatgaagttcaGCAAACGGAAAATAAAGAATGTTGGAGACCTTTGCTGTGGAATGCTAGTGTCCTTGAACTAGTGGAATTAGTATTGAGGCCACCCAAGGGAGGCCCTCCACCCCTTCCTGAGCAAGGGGATGCG GTGCTGTCTGCCCTGAACTTGTACAGATTTGTGTTAATAACAGAGTCGACAG GAAAAACCAACTATAGTGAAGTGCTGTCCCAGAATAATTTACACAAGGCATACCACGAATGGTTTCTACCTCTTCGAACCCTGGTGACAGGCTTAATGACAGAGAACAGGAATGATTCTGATCAACTTGCTGTTGACACAGTCTGTCAACTAAACCCGATCGAGATGGTTTTGTACCGGTGTATAGAGCTTGTCGAAGAAAATCTGAAACCATCTACATAA
- the LOC121263713 gene encoding uncharacterized protein LOC121263713 isoform X1: MARDEWVSVAITDDTVVAELLVRLKQSQAASSSLKSWPRAVVPLQWGLRQPRSRSVSLRCDAVLPIKEADSTRGSPTTPLSWSGGASPSATADSFEESSFHASFSLAASRSKGAATSESTAAKSSRRKKTFVELKEEESSLLKERITLKKELATLRSTFKEQRARNDSLKRIKLDSVLHSAKDLNATCDGLEKTVHKEAYQRIAPAPDHTSLSLPANTTSDDNLQSEPCEVGKAAAPARDGDFLLPDLNMMPSEEDSSTETLYGMS, encoded by the exons ATGGCCCGGGACGAGTGGGTGAGCGTGGCCATAACGGACGATACGGTTGTGGCTGAGCTCCTCGTGCGGCTCAAGCAGTCTCAAGCGGCGTCATCTTCTCTTAAGTCTTGGCCTAGAGCGGTGGTCCCGCTCCAGTGGGGACTGAGGCAGCCACGTTCGAGGTCTGTCTCGTTGAGATGCGATGCCGTTCTACCGATAAAAGAAGCTGACTCGACGAGAGGCAGCCCCACCACGCCTCTCTCTTGGAGCGGCGGTGCTTCCCCTTCTGCTACCGCTGACAGCTTCGAAGAGTCCAGCTTCCACGCCAGCTTTTCTCTCGCTGCCTCCAGATCCAAG ggtGCTGCTACAAGTGAATCCACCGCTGCCAAGAGTTCAAGACgaaaaaag ACATTTGTTGAACTTAAAGAGGAGGAGAGTTCTCTGTTGAAGGAAAGAATAACTTTGAAAAAG GAGTTAGCAACACTACGTTCAACTTTCAAGGAACAGAGAGCCAGAAACGACAGCTTGAAGAGAATAAAG CTTGATTCGGTCTTGCATTCAGCAAAAGATCTCAATGCAACTTGTGATGGACTTGAGAAAACTGTTCATAAAGAAGCCTACCAGAGAATAGCCCCCGCTCCTGACCATACTTCTTTGAGCTTACCGGCAAACACCACAAGTGACGATAACCTGCAATCAGAACCTTGTGAGGTAGGGAAGGCTGCTGCCCCGGCAAGGGATGGCGATTTCTTGCTGCCTGATCTAAATATGATGCCATCCGAGGAAGATTCAAGTACTGAGACATTATATGGGATGAGCTGA
- the LOC121263712 gene encoding aberrant root formation protein 4 isoform X1 — MSVASADNHRPSAALHVREILNSCSKLIIAGDPHQSENSISELVNFLEAISDAALLDPDNEDAKYNAFEVLSEVYAYLCSPSLDQEVIDSLSFELPKAVSKFASVSNGCLEIAESVINQLITMCSPRDMLSILCEALAKIVRTSAYFTPLLSGLSKVILSIRRHHYEQVKVAVPVIVNVLKVVTSETDDGDTEIEGLFDRVVGIASSIHTVCSKLEGRSNEKLCALLGLFVLEIMALVSISLNHNKVSCQHLVSLLSRLFPYCGLSYLGLITGNDVDKMTSIVIGGAEDEDDYMSCLSDVKLGASLSVIWGHISDEVAQAAEEDLATVKDELRSSQLRRWQTVGMLKHIYSFVSLPSDLKKHAIDFLLCITDGNVSQNVDDEYIDLALYMPSLFTALQAIKMVIIYAPNTVLRKLAFDAFKRVLADIPTSHRFEILKALITNTDSSSMIAILLDLVKGEMHAESCKRISTINDEVQQTENKECWRPLLWNASVLELVELVLRPPKGGPPPLPEQGDAVLSALNLYRFVLITESTGKTNYSEVLSQNNLHKAYHEWFLPLRTLVTGLMTENRNDSDQLAVDTVCQLNPIEMVLYRCIELVEENLKPST; from the exons ATGTCAGTGGCGAGTGCAGACAATCACCGCCCCTCCGCTGCTCTTCATGTTCGAGAAATCCTGAATTCATGCTCCAAA TTGATCATAGCTGGAGATCCACACCAGTCTGAAAACTCGATCTCGGAGCTTGTTAACTTCCTCGAGGCAATCTCAGATGCCGCTTTATTAGATCCTGACAACGAGGATGCAAAATACAATGCATTCGAAGTTCTTTCCGAAGTTTATGCATATCTGTGTTCTCCTTCACTGGACcag GAAGTTATCGATTCGTTGTCATTTGAGTTGCCAAAGGCAGTGTCCAAGTTTGCGAGTGTGTCGAATGGATGTTTGGAGATTGCTGAGAGTGTTATCAATCAATTAATAACAATGTGTAGCCCGCGGGATATGCTTTCAATTCTTTGCGAG GCATTAGCTAAGATCGTCAGGACTTCTGCTTATTTTACCCCTCTCCTAAGTGGTCTTTCAAAAG TAATTCTTTCCATTCGGAGGCATCACTATGAGCAAGTAAAAGTAGCAGTGCCTGTTATTGTTAATGTTTTAAAGGTTGTGACCTCAGAGACTGATGATGGGGATACAGAAATTGAGGGTTTGTTTGACAGAGTTGTAGGCATTGCCAGTTCTATACATACAGTTTGCTCAAAGTTG GAGGGCAGATCAAATGAAAAACTTTGTGCTCTACTTGGTCTATTTGTCTTGGAAATCATG GCTCTTGTTTCCATCAGCTTGAATCACAACAAAGTAAGCTGTCAGCACTTGGTGTCACTGTTGTCACGCCTCTTTCCCTACTGTGGTCTATCATACCTTGGTTTAATAACTGGGAATGATGTTGATAAAATGACTAGCATTGTTATAGGAG gTGCGGAAGATGAAGATGATTATATGAGTTGTTTATCTGATGTCAAACTCGGCGCATCTCTTTCAG TTATTTGGGGCCATATCTCAGATGAAGTTGCTCAGGCTGCTGAGGAGGACTTGGCTACTGTCAAGGATGAACTTCGAAGTAGCCAGTTAAGAAGGTGGCAAACAGTTGGCATGTTAAAGCACATATACTCTTTTGTCAGTCTGCCATCGGATCTAAAGAAACATGCCATCGACTTCTTGCTTTGCATCACTGATGGAAATGTATCCCAGAACgttgatgatgaatatattgaCTTGGCATTGTATATGCCTAGTCTTTTTACTGCTTTGCAG GCTATTAAAATGGTAATCATATATGCACCAAATACAGTGTTAAGGAAGCTTGCCTTTGATGCATTTAAGAGG GTACTTGCAGATATTCCAACTTCTCAtaggtttgaaattttaaaagcTTTGATTACAAATACCGACTCTTCCTCCATG ATTGCAATTCTTTTGGATCTTGTTAAAGGGGAAATGCATGCAGAGAGTTGCAAAAGAATATCaacaataaatgatgaagttcaGCAAACGGAAAATAAAGAATGTTGGAGACCTTTGCTGTGGAATGCTAGTGTCCTTGAACTAGTGGAATTAGTATTGAGGCCACCCAAGGGAGGCCCTCCACCCCTTCCTGAGCAAGGGGATGCG GTGCTGTCTGCCCTGAACTTGTACAGATTTGTGTTAATAACAGAGTCGACAG GAAAAACCAACTATAGTGAAGTGCTGTCCCAGAATAATTTACACAAGGCATACCACGAATGGTTTCTACCTCTTCGAACCCTGGTGACAGGCTTAATGACAGAGAACAGGAATGATTCTGATCAACTTGCTGTTGACACAGTCTGTCAACTAAACCCGATCGAGATGGTTTTGTACCGGTGTATAGAGCTTGTCGAAGAAAATCTGAAACCATCTACATAA
- the LOC121263713 gene encoding uncharacterized protein LOC121263713 isoform X3 produces the protein MARDEWVSVAITDDTVVAELLVRLKQSQAASSSLKSWPRAVVPLQWGLRQPRSRSVSLRCDAVLPIKEADSTRGSPTTPLSWSGGASPSATADSFEESSFHASFSLAASRSKGAATSESTAAKSSRRKKLDSVLHSAKDLNATCDGLEKTVHKEAYQRIAPAPDHTSLSLPANTTSDDNLQSEPCEVGKAAAPARDGDFLLPDLNMMPSEEDSSTETLYGMS, from the exons ATGGCCCGGGACGAGTGGGTGAGCGTGGCCATAACGGACGATACGGTTGTGGCTGAGCTCCTCGTGCGGCTCAAGCAGTCTCAAGCGGCGTCATCTTCTCTTAAGTCTTGGCCTAGAGCGGTGGTCCCGCTCCAGTGGGGACTGAGGCAGCCACGTTCGAGGTCTGTCTCGTTGAGATGCGATGCCGTTCTACCGATAAAAGAAGCTGACTCGACGAGAGGCAGCCCCACCACGCCTCTCTCTTGGAGCGGCGGTGCTTCCCCTTCTGCTACCGCTGACAGCTTCGAAGAGTCCAGCTTCCACGCCAGCTTTTCTCTCGCTGCCTCCAGATCCAAG ggtGCTGCTACAAGTGAATCCACCGCTGCCAAGAGTTCAAGACgaaaaaag CTTGATTCGGTCTTGCATTCAGCAAAAGATCTCAATGCAACTTGTGATGGACTTGAGAAAACTGTTCATAAAGAAGCCTACCAGAGAATAGCCCCCGCTCCTGACCATACTTCTTTGAGCTTACCGGCAAACACCACAAGTGACGATAACCTGCAATCAGAACCTTGTGAGGTAGGGAAGGCTGCTGCCCCGGCAAGGGATGGCGATTTCTTGCTGCCTGATCTAAATATGATGCCATCCGAGGAAGATTCAAGTACTGAGACATTATATGGGATGAGCTGA
- the LOC121263713 gene encoding uncharacterized protein LOC121263713 isoform X2: MARDEWVSVAITDDTVVAELLVRLKQSQAASSSLKSWPRAVVPLQWGLRQPRSRSVSLRCDAVLPIKEADSTRGSPTTPLSWSGGASPSATADSFEESSFHASFSLAASRSKGAATSESTAAKSSRRKKTFVELKEEESSLLKERITLKKLDSVLHSAKDLNATCDGLEKTVHKEAYQRIAPAPDHTSLSLPANTTSDDNLQSEPCEVGKAAAPARDGDFLLPDLNMMPSEEDSSTETLYGMS, translated from the exons ATGGCCCGGGACGAGTGGGTGAGCGTGGCCATAACGGACGATACGGTTGTGGCTGAGCTCCTCGTGCGGCTCAAGCAGTCTCAAGCGGCGTCATCTTCTCTTAAGTCTTGGCCTAGAGCGGTGGTCCCGCTCCAGTGGGGACTGAGGCAGCCACGTTCGAGGTCTGTCTCGTTGAGATGCGATGCCGTTCTACCGATAAAAGAAGCTGACTCGACGAGAGGCAGCCCCACCACGCCTCTCTCTTGGAGCGGCGGTGCTTCCCCTTCTGCTACCGCTGACAGCTTCGAAGAGTCCAGCTTCCACGCCAGCTTTTCTCTCGCTGCCTCCAGATCCAAG ggtGCTGCTACAAGTGAATCCACCGCTGCCAAGAGTTCAAGACgaaaaaag ACATTTGTTGAACTTAAAGAGGAGGAGAGTTCTCTGTTGAAGGAAAGAATAACTTTGAAAAAG CTTGATTCGGTCTTGCATTCAGCAAAAGATCTCAATGCAACTTGTGATGGACTTGAGAAAACTGTTCATAAAGAAGCCTACCAGAGAATAGCCCCCGCTCCTGACCATACTTCTTTGAGCTTACCGGCAAACACCACAAGTGACGATAACCTGCAATCAGAACCTTGTGAGGTAGGGAAGGCTGCTGCCCCGGCAAGGGATGGCGATTTCTTGCTGCCTGATCTAAATATGATGCCATCCGAGGAAGATTCAAGTACTGAGACATTATATGGGATGAGCTGA
- the LOC121263712 gene encoding aberrant root formation protein 4 isoform X2, with translation MSVASADNHRPSAALHVREILNSCSKLIIAGDPHQSENSISELVNFLEAISDAALLDPDNEDAKYNAFEVLSEVYAYLCSPSLDQEVIDSLSFELPKAVSKFASVSNGCLEIAESVINQLITMCSPRDMLSILCEALAKIVRTSAYFTPLLSGLSKVILSIRRHHYEQVKVAVPVIVNVLKVVTSETDDGDTEIEGLFDRVVGIASSIHTVCSKLALVSISLNHNKVSCQHLVSLLSRLFPYCGLSYLGLITGNDVDKMTSIVIGGAEDEDDYMSCLSDVKLGASLSVIWGHISDEVAQAAEEDLATVKDELRSSQLRRWQTVGMLKHIYSFVSLPSDLKKHAIDFLLCITDGNVSQNVDDEYIDLALYMPSLFTALQAIKMVIIYAPNTVLRKLAFDAFKRVLADIPTSHRFEILKALITNTDSSSMIAILLDLVKGEMHAESCKRISTINDEVQQTENKECWRPLLWNASVLELVELVLRPPKGGPPPLPEQGDAVLSALNLYRFVLITESTGKTNYSEVLSQNNLHKAYHEWFLPLRTLVTGLMTENRNDSDQLAVDTVCQLNPIEMVLYRCIELVEENLKPST, from the exons ATGTCAGTGGCGAGTGCAGACAATCACCGCCCCTCCGCTGCTCTTCATGTTCGAGAAATCCTGAATTCATGCTCCAAA TTGATCATAGCTGGAGATCCACACCAGTCTGAAAACTCGATCTCGGAGCTTGTTAACTTCCTCGAGGCAATCTCAGATGCCGCTTTATTAGATCCTGACAACGAGGATGCAAAATACAATGCATTCGAAGTTCTTTCCGAAGTTTATGCATATCTGTGTTCTCCTTCACTGGACcag GAAGTTATCGATTCGTTGTCATTTGAGTTGCCAAAGGCAGTGTCCAAGTTTGCGAGTGTGTCGAATGGATGTTTGGAGATTGCTGAGAGTGTTATCAATCAATTAATAACAATGTGTAGCCCGCGGGATATGCTTTCAATTCTTTGCGAG GCATTAGCTAAGATCGTCAGGACTTCTGCTTATTTTACCCCTCTCCTAAGTGGTCTTTCAAAAG TAATTCTTTCCATTCGGAGGCATCACTATGAGCAAGTAAAAGTAGCAGTGCCTGTTATTGTTAATGTTTTAAAGGTTGTGACCTCAGAGACTGATGATGGGGATACAGAAATTGAGGGTTTGTTTGACAGAGTTGTAGGCATTGCCAGTTCTATACATACAGTTTGCTCAAAGTTG GCTCTTGTTTCCATCAGCTTGAATCACAACAAAGTAAGCTGTCAGCACTTGGTGTCACTGTTGTCACGCCTCTTTCCCTACTGTGGTCTATCATACCTTGGTTTAATAACTGGGAATGATGTTGATAAAATGACTAGCATTGTTATAGGAG gTGCGGAAGATGAAGATGATTATATGAGTTGTTTATCTGATGTCAAACTCGGCGCATCTCTTTCAG TTATTTGGGGCCATATCTCAGATGAAGTTGCTCAGGCTGCTGAGGAGGACTTGGCTACTGTCAAGGATGAACTTCGAAGTAGCCAGTTAAGAAGGTGGCAAACAGTTGGCATGTTAAAGCACATATACTCTTTTGTCAGTCTGCCATCGGATCTAAAGAAACATGCCATCGACTTCTTGCTTTGCATCACTGATGGAAATGTATCCCAGAACgttgatgatgaatatattgaCTTGGCATTGTATATGCCTAGTCTTTTTACTGCTTTGCAG GCTATTAAAATGGTAATCATATATGCACCAAATACAGTGTTAAGGAAGCTTGCCTTTGATGCATTTAAGAGG GTACTTGCAGATATTCCAACTTCTCAtaggtttgaaattttaaaagcTTTGATTACAAATACCGACTCTTCCTCCATG ATTGCAATTCTTTTGGATCTTGTTAAAGGGGAAATGCATGCAGAGAGTTGCAAAAGAATATCaacaataaatgatgaagttcaGCAAACGGAAAATAAAGAATGTTGGAGACCTTTGCTGTGGAATGCTAGTGTCCTTGAACTAGTGGAATTAGTATTGAGGCCACCCAAGGGAGGCCCTCCACCCCTTCCTGAGCAAGGGGATGCG GTGCTGTCTGCCCTGAACTTGTACAGATTTGTGTTAATAACAGAGTCGACAG GAAAAACCAACTATAGTGAAGTGCTGTCCCAGAATAATTTACACAAGGCATACCACGAATGGTTTCTACCTCTTCGAACCCTGGTGACAGGCTTAATGACAGAGAACAGGAATGATTCTGATCAACTTGCTGTTGACACAGTCTGTCAACTAAACCCGATCGAGATGGTTTTGTACCGGTGTATAGAGCTTGTCGAAGAAAATCTGAAACCATCTACATAA